Sequence from the Methanosarcina siciliae T4/M genome:
GTTTGTGGCAGACGTCCTGCATGGCATTTTCCGCCAGCAGTTCGAGGTCTTCTTCTCTGGCTCCTAGCTCTTTTAAACCTGAAGGAATTCCGATTTCGGTTGCAAGCTTTTTGATGGTAGCTATGGTTTTGTTTGCGACTTCTTCCGGGCTCAGGCCCTCAACTTTTTCTCCCATTGCCTTTGCGATATCGGCAAACCGTTCTGGACAGACCTCCTTGTTGTACATTTCCACATAGGGGAGGAGAATTGCGTTGCATACGCCGTGCGGGAGGTGTTTTGAGATAAGCTCGATTGCCTTAATAGTAGCCGCATCGGTGGTCGGGGTAGCCATGGTGGAAATATAAGCTTCAACTGATGGGTAAGGGCGTCCATTCCGGTAGCAGCCGTAAGTGCTGGCGGCATGCTGACCATCAGTCCAGGGTCGTTGACTGCCACGTCGGGTGTGATGCGGGGATCAACAATTTCCATTTTGATGTGCCTTTTCGTATCCGTAATAATTGTAAAACTCGTCATCTCACTTGCAGTACCGGTAGTTGCATTTACCGTGATAAGCGGAGGGGTCCCCTTCGTAACCTTTCCGATGCCTTCGTAGTCATTAATTTCCCCTCCGTTTTTAGCCCCGATGCCAACGGTTTTTGCACAGTCCATAGGCTTCCCCCTCCTACAGCAACGATCAGGTCACAGTTCTCTTTTTTGTATATTTCTGCCCCTTCCGTAACCGAACTGTCGGTCGGGTTCGGCTCCGCTCCTGGAAAGATTTCCGCTTTCAGTCCGGCAGCTTCAAAGATTTTCCGGATATCTTCCGCAAGTTTCTCTCCATGCCTGCTATTAATCACAGAAAATATTTGTTATTCTCACTTTTATATATTTTTATATATAATCCACATATGTATTGGCCTGCAATGAAATTCAAATATAATAATCAAAACTAAAGATGGGTAGCCGGAATAGTGCAAAATCATGTTATAGATGATAAGAGCCAACAATATGGTAGAGCCAACAATATGTTAAGAGCCAATAATATGGTAAAACCAACAATATAGCAAGAACCAACATTTTTGAAACGGAAAGGTGTATTCAAAATGTGTTCAATTTGTTTTTAAAAGCTTATTAAATCTTAAATTTCCTGCATTCTCCGGAGGACAACATTATGAAGCAGACAAAAGACCCACTCGAACAAGCTACCGGAACATTTGTAGAAAATATAAAAATGGGGAGCGAAACTCCAGGCTACAAATCCTCTCCTAAAGACGCCTGTAGGGTTCTTTACGATTTGCAGGCTGCTAAGGTGGCAAAATTACCTGCGGACATCGAGAACCTAACCATTCCCGTAGGGCTCAAGGGACAGGTTTCTGTCAGGATAATAAGACCGGCAGGAAATAAGGAAATCTTGCCCGTCGTAATGTACTTTCATGGCGCAGGCTGGATACTGGGGGATAAAGATACGCATGACCGGCTGGTAAGGGAAATCGCCAGAGGAGTAAATGCTGCGGTTGTATTTGTCAATTTTACGCTGTCTCCTGAGGCAAAATACCTTGTACAGATCGAAGAGGCATATGCTGCGACAAAATATATTGCAGAGAACGGGAAAGAACTCAACATGGATACTTCAAGGCTCGCGGTTGCCGGCGACAGTGTAGGCGGAAATATGGCGGCAGCTGTTTCACTCCTGGCAAAGGAGCGGGGCGGCCCAAAAATTGTTTATCAGGTGCTCTTTTATCCTGTTACTGATGTAAATTTCGATACTTTGCCATATCGGAAGTATTCGACCGATTTCTGGCATACCCATGAAGCGATGAAGCTTTTCTGGGAGAATTATTTCCCCGATAAGGAAACGCTCAGGCAGCCGACATCATTTCCGTTAAAGGCCTCGGCCGACCGGCTGAAGGGACAGCCGCCTGCTCTGATCGTCATCGATGAAAATGATATGATCCGCAACGCAGGCGAGGAATATGCCCACAAGCTGATGCAAGCCGGGGTCGACGTAGTAACCGTTCGATACCTGGGGACAATACACGATTTCGTTATGTTGAACCTCCTTGGGGGCACACCTGCAGCCTGCAGTGCAATCGGCCTGGCGAATGAAAATCTCAGAAACGTTTTTGCCAGATTGTAATTCTGTAAAACCATAAAAAGCGAAAAGGAGTTATTGAGAAAAAACCCCAGGTGAGAGAGACCAGGTTACATCCACATCAGGTTACTTCCTACATGCGAAAATTTGACTTTGAATTTACGGTAAATTGCGATACTGTCGAAGACCAGGCCAGTATTTTCCAAACGTACAGCTATTTAATAAATCAACCCCAATAAATATGCATGAGTGGGATCAGACTTGGGGCAGATTTTCTTTCAACATACGAAGAAGGAACAAAAAGAGAATGGATTATAGGCAACGGGCTTGGAGGATATGCTTCTTCTACGGTCATAGGGACAGGAACCAGGACTTACCACGGCCTGCTTGTCGCGGCTCCGGAGAATTTTCCGGGGAGACTCTTGCTGCTTTCTTCCCTTGATGAGGAGATCTCAATTGATAATGAAGTATATAAACTTGCGACCCACAAATATCCGGACAATCTCTCTCCTGAGGGCTTTAATTACCTCTCCGAATTCATACACAGCCCTTTTCCTCTCTGGGTTTACCAGGCGGGAGATTTTACCTTAAAGAAAAAAGTCTTCATGGTTCATGGCAGTAACACAACCTACGTCCTCTATGATATAACTTCCAGAAAAGAGGGAGCTTTGCTAAAAATTTTCCCTCTGGTCAGCTCAAGAGATTTCAATCTCACTGCTCGTTCCGGATATCTGTCCTTCTACCAGAAAGCCGGTCCTAAGGGAGTGGAACTGGCAAGCTCTAATGGTTTTACTTTCTCACTTTCATCCAACCTCCGGTATCACCCTGATCCCATATGGTACTTTAACCTGGAGTATGACACTGAGAAGGAACGGGGACTTAACTTTCAGGAGGATATCTTCAATCCGGGTTATTTCGAAAGCAAGCTCGAAAAGGGGACTTCCCGCTTTTTTATCGCTGCTTCAACAAAAGACATTTCTTTTCTTACTCTCGGACAAGTTGACAAACTCTATGTAAGGGAAGCAAATCGGCAGAACCTTCTTATTCTAGATTCGAAGCTTCTCAAGCCTTTCGCCCTTAAGCTTCTCAAGGCAACCGACTCTTTTGTGGTTAAAAACCACTCTACGGGTGAAAATACGGTTATCGCAGGATATCACT
This genomic interval carries:
- a CDS encoding dehydroquinate synthase/iron-containing alcohol dehydrogenase family protein gives rise to the protein MATPTTDAATIKAIELISKHLPHGVCNAILLPYVEMYNKEVCPERFADIAKAMGEKVEGLSPEEVANKTIATIKKLATEIGIPSGLKELGAREEDLELLAENAMQDVCHKPKRALKGRCN
- a CDS encoding alpha/beta hydrolase, with protein sequence MKQTKDPLEQATGTFVENIKMGSETPGYKSSPKDACRVLYDLQAAKVAKLPADIENLTIPVGLKGQVSVRIIRPAGNKEILPVVMYFHGAGWILGDKDTHDRLVREIARGVNAAVVFVNFTLSPEAKYLVQIEEAYAATKYIAENGKELNMDTSRLAVAGDSVGGNMAAAVSLLAKERGGPKIVYQVLFYPVTDVNFDTLPYRKYSTDFWHTHEAMKLFWENYFPDKETLRQPTSFPLKASADRLKGQPPALIVIDENDMIRNAGEEYAHKLMQAGVDVVTVRYLGTIHDFVMLNLLGGTPAACSAIGLANENLRNVFARL